ATGAGCCATCAACCCAGGTAGAGGCTTTTGCAGGTTGTTATATATATTTTGGGTAAAATCTTCGAAACTGCTCATATTCTGTAATGCACGGCAAAATTATCGAAAAAAAATGAACCTGGAGGTAAAGGCCTTGTGTTAGCATGGAAATTTATTGTATTTTTACCCTGCTTAACAGTTTGTAAAATAAAATGGTTAAAGAAAAGACCAAATCGATAAACCAGGAAAAAGAGGTCACTGAAGATTTGAAGGATCTGATCCTTTTTAATGACGACTTTAATACCTTTGATTACGTAATTGAAAGCCTGATAGAAGTTTGCAATCATGATCATGTACAGGCTGAGCAATGTGCATGGATTGCCCATCTTAAAGGAAAATGCGGTGTTAAAAAGGGAACAGCAGAAGAGCTCACCCCTTTGCGTAATGAAATGATCAACCGCAAACTAACAGTGGAGATTAATTAATACCCGTACTATGGTCTGGCTAATCATCAGAATACTAATATTTATTGGACTTGCATTTCTGGTCCTGGAGATTTTGGTCATACCCGGTACAGGTATTGCCGGTATTTTAGGCTTTGCTCTTATGGGAGTGGGTATATGGCAGGCTTATCATGTTTATGGATCAACAGCAGGTCATTTAACCCTGGCAGGAACTTTCATCCTGAGTTTTGTTACTCTTTTCCT
The Bacteroidota bacterium DNA segment above includes these coding regions:
- a CDS encoding ATP-dependent Clp protease adaptor ClpS, whose translation is MVKEKTKSINQEKEVTEDLKDLILFNDDFNTFDYVIESLIEVCNHDHVQAEQCAWIAHLKGKCGVKKGTAEELTPLRNEMINRKLTVEIN